A stretch of Paenibacillus sp. URB8-2 DNA encodes these proteins:
- a CDS encoding AraC family transcriptional regulator, translated as MLCLLAVNIDLVPRITWMGFVSYKSPWIHFKRNVNEYIMYLIKSGELHIEENGHRYVLQKGDVLILEPNLDHEGFEKHTCDYYYIHFKHPDITHLSVEDPESFAKRFIFEDQGAEESVKCCFPKHFTLTDKSVLSQIYNSLNEMLQLYRRKNYNRSLTALKLSELFILLSRESLLEELQNNRKRTTKAIIKAHGLLDYIHTNYQSKITSRDIEALFECNFDYLNRTFNKLTGHSITHYINKVRIDQAQELLQATHLSIGEIAYLVGFGDIYYFSKVFKKYAGLSPAAYYKKIREEE; from the coding sequence GTGCTCTGCTTGCTGGCCGTAAATATCGATCTCGTGCCCCGCATCACATGGATGGGGTTTGTTTCCTATAAGAGTCCGTGGATTCATTTCAAGCGCAACGTGAACGAGTACATTATGTATCTGATCAAGAGCGGCGAGCTCCATATTGAAGAGAACGGGCACCGGTATGTATTGCAAAAAGGGGATGTGCTGATCCTTGAGCCCAATCTGGATCATGAAGGGTTCGAGAAGCATACATGCGACTACTACTACATTCATTTCAAGCATCCGGATATAACGCATCTTAGTGTGGAGGACCCGGAGTCTTTTGCCAAAAGATTTATCTTCGAGGATCAAGGCGCCGAAGAGAGCGTCAAATGTTGCTTTCCGAAGCACTTCACCCTTACGGACAAATCGGTTCTGTCCCAGATCTACAACAGCCTGAATGAAATGCTGCAGCTGTACCGGCGCAAAAATTATAACCGGAGCCTGACCGCGCTAAAGCTGTCCGAGCTGTTCATTCTGCTCTCGCGCGAGAGTCTGCTGGAGGAGCTGCAGAACAACCGGAAAAGGACAACGAAAGCGATTATCAAGGCTCACGGTCTTTTGGATTACATCCACACCAACTATCAGAGTAAAATCACAAGCCGGGATATCGAAGCCCTATTCGAATGCAATTTTGATTATTTGAACCGAACGTTCAACAAGCTGACGGGCCACTCGATCACCCATTATATCAATAAGGTAAGAATCGACCAGGCTCAGGAGCTGCTGCAGGCCACGCACTTAAGTATCGGTGAAATCGCCTATCTCGTCGGTTTTGGGGACATCTATTATTTCAGCAAAGTATTCAAGAAATATGCCGGACTGTCGCCCGCCGCGTACTACAAGAAGATACGTGAAGAGGAGTAG
- a CDS encoding sugar phosphate isomerase/epimerase family protein: protein MFPFKLSLNASTLFPFGLGIKEQLRIAAEAGYEGFEIWIRDLEAYVMNGGSIRELKRYIADTGISFVNAIAFFKWADQSPEVREDGLRQAEREMHMLAELGCPAVAAPPFGEVEQVTLDEMAVNYARLAELGDQTGVVPYLEFWGRAKKLARLSEAIYVAAESGRVDTRILLDPFHMHTGGSRLEGLSCLNGNRIGIVHVNDYPASSDPLLVTDQERLFPGDGAAPSSRLGELLRQIGYTGYLSLELFNEDYGDMSAVEVASHGINKIKKAYGT from the coding sequence ATGTTTCCGTTCAAATTATCTTTAAACGCATCGACCCTGTTTCCGTTCGGGTTAGGCATTAAGGAGCAGCTTCGCATTGCTGCCGAAGCGGGATATGAAGGCTTCGAAATCTGGATTCGCGACCTGGAAGCTTATGTAATGAATGGCGGTTCCATTCGGGAGCTGAAACGGTATATCGCCGACACCGGAATCTCTTTCGTAAATGCAATCGCTTTCTTCAAGTGGGCCGATCAATCGCCGGAAGTAAGGGAGGACGGATTAAGGCAGGCCGAGCGCGAGATGCACATGCTTGCCGAGCTGGGCTGCCCTGCCGTTGCGGCGCCGCCTTTCGGCGAGGTGGAGCAGGTCACGCTTGATGAGATGGCCGTGAACTATGCACGGCTGGCAGAACTCGGCGATCAAACCGGAGTCGTGCCTTACCTGGAGTTTTGGGGAAGGGCGAAGAAGCTGGCGAGGCTCAGCGAAGCGATCTATGTCGCAGCGGAAAGCGGGCGGGTGGACACCCGGATTTTGCTGGATCCGTTCCATATGCACACCGGAGGAAGCCGGCTGGAGGGTTTGTCCTGCCTGAACGGAAACCGGATCGGCATTGTCCATGTGAACGATTACCCGGCCTCGTCCGATCCGCTGCTCGTTACTGACCAGGAGCGCTTGTTCCCGGGTGACGGTGCCGCGCCATCCTCGCGATTGGGGGAATTGCTGCGTCAAATCGGGTACACCGGCTATTTGTCATTGGAGCTTTTTAATGAGGATTATGGCGATATGTCTGCCGTGGAAGTGGCTTCGCACGGAATCAACAAAATCAAGAAAGCCTACGGGACATAA
- a CDS encoding MATE family efflux transporter has product MNRSQAGSLSLFAISWPIFIESALQVLLRTTDTLMLSKVSDEAVASVGVSNQIIMFALLTFNFIALGSTVVVTQYLGSRRTGEIEKIVASSLGINFVFGLLMSLIVVLFSGKLLHIFNLGPDLFEMARTYLLITGGALVLQALNTVTVAIIQSHGFTRHTMMVAVGINLLHVFGNYMFIFGPMGFPKLGVTGVAISTNVSQLIGLTINLFILRKVVGIPVQWFNLIHWKRELVSKVLQVGIPSSAVNLSYNVSQIVITSFITSLGPMMLTTKIYTQNITFIVMIIAVSIGRGIQIIVGHLIGAGEREEAYKQVLRNLFRSMLITLTAVAIICFFRFPMLEMFTESKEIIRMGATLILLGFLLEPGRNFNIIFERSLQAAGDARFAMKSAILIMWLFSMPLMYLLGIHLGYGLYGIWAGFIIDEWVRGLVLYMRWRSRAWERKALMPCAEEVSV; this is encoded by the coding sequence ATGAACAGAAGCCAGGCAGGGAGCTTATCCCTGTTTGCTATTTCTTGGCCGATATTTATTGAATCCGCCCTCCAAGTGCTCTTGCGGACGACGGATACACTGATGCTGAGCAAGGTTTCGGATGAAGCGGTTGCCTCTGTCGGCGTGTCCAACCAGATTATCATGTTTGCTTTGCTGACATTCAACTTTATCGCACTGGGTTCTACCGTTGTCGTCACCCAGTATCTCGGTTCCCGCCGGACGGGAGAAATCGAGAAGATCGTGGCTTCATCGCTCGGAATCAATTTTGTATTTGGCCTCCTTATGAGCCTGATTGTCGTCTTGTTCAGCGGGAAGCTGCTGCATATATTCAATCTGGGGCCGGACCTGTTTGAAATGGCCCGCACTTACTTGCTGATTACCGGCGGAGCGCTTGTACTGCAGGCTTTGAACACGGTGACGGTCGCGATTATTCAATCCCACGGATTTACCCGGCACACGATGATGGTAGCCGTCGGGATCAACCTGCTGCACGTCTTCGGCAACTATATGTTTATTTTCGGTCCCATGGGGTTTCCCAAGCTTGGCGTGACGGGGGTAGCGATCTCAACGAACGTAAGTCAGTTGATCGGTTTAACGATCAATTTGTTCATCCTCCGGAAGGTGGTCGGCATTCCTGTTCAATGGTTCAATCTGATTCATTGGAAACGCGAGCTTGTGTCCAAAGTGCTGCAGGTCGGCATTCCTTCATCAGCGGTCAATTTGTCGTACAACGTAAGCCAGATCGTGATCACCTCGTTCATTACGTCGCTTGGCCCCATGATGCTGACCACCAAGATTTATACGCAGAACATCACGTTCATCGTCATGATCATCGCCGTATCGATTGGAAGGGGCATCCAGATCATCGTAGGTCATCTGATAGGGGCGGGCGAGCGTGAGGAAGCCTATAAGCAAGTGCTCCGCAATCTGTTCCGCAGTATGTTGATTACGCTTACGGCCGTCGCCATAATCTGCTTCTTCCGCTTTCCAATGCTTGAAATGTTCACCGAATCGAAAGAGATTATCCGGATGGGGGCCACTCTGATCCTGCTGGGCTTCCTATTGGAGCCGGGGAGAAACTTCAACATCATCTTCGAGCGCTCCCTACAGGCGGCGGGCGATGCGCGGTTCGCCATGAAATCGGCAATCCTCATTATGTGGCTGTTCAGCATGCCGCTTATGTATCTGCTCGGGATTCATCTGGGTTATGGCCTATACGGCATATGGGCCGGATTTATTATTGATGAGTGGGTGCGGGGACTGGTCCTCTATATGCGCTGGAGAAGCAGAGCATGGGAACGCAAGGCGCTGATGCCCTGCGCAGAGGAGGTTTCGGTCTGA
- a CDS encoding DUF2271 domain-containing protein yields MKRIQGAGLLVTALLLVPLATACGGSDLAASSSREANSLTGTAAGSSLAAPTGSPSAAGVQAAAGGASRKLEISFPFVRQDGIATNQFAVWVEDGKGRFVATLYATRFIATGGYKLRPEAIPTWVKHSGLAKASSEEADAVSGATLSSGPLKFTWDGKDRYGHPVPAGNYRFYVEGTTRWENRILYEGTIAVGKKRATAKAAVKYTTEEATQSGMIGQVTAVYTP; encoded by the coding sequence ATGAAAAGAATACAGGGTGCCGGGCTGCTAGTGACGGCGCTTCTTCTTGTGCCGCTCGCGACGGCTTGCGGCGGGAGCGATCTGGCGGCATCAAGCAGCCGGGAGGCAAATTCACTGACGGGGACGGCAGCTGGCTCATCGCTGGCTGCTCCCACGGGCAGTCCCTCTGCCGCCGGAGTGCAGGCTGCCGCAGGAGGCGCGTCCCGGAAGCTGGAAATCTCATTTCCTTTCGTCCGTCAGGACGGAATCGCGACCAATCAGTTCGCCGTATGGGTGGAGGATGGCAAAGGCCGGTTTGTCGCAACGCTTTACGCCACCCGGTTTATCGCTACCGGAGGGTATAAGCTGCGGCCGGAGGCCATTCCGACCTGGGTGAAACATTCGGGGCTTGCGAAGGCTTCTTCGGAAGAGGCGGACGCGGTCTCGGGAGCGACGCTTTCCAGCGGTCCGCTCAAGTTTACTTGGGACGGCAAAGATCGGTACGGACATCCTGTTCCGGCGGGAAATTACCGGTTCTATGTGGAGGGAACGACCCGCTGGGAGAACCGGATCTTGTATGAGGGAACGATTGCGGTCGGTAAAAAACGGGCGACGGCGAAAGCTGCGGTCAAATATACGACCGAAGAAGCAACACAGAGCGGCATGATTGGACAGGTAACCGCCGTGTATACGCCTTAA
- a CDS encoding ThuA domain-containing protein, giving the protein MNTLKVTVWNEYRHEKVNPQVAGIYPEGIHNAIAGYLKTAPGLEVATATLDEPEHGLTDDVLDNTDVLIWWGHMAHDEVRDDIADKVRDRVLKGMGLIVLHSGHGSKVFERLLGTKTGALKWRDDGEKERLWVIEHGHPITDGLGEYIEIPKEEMYGERFEIPAPDELVFISWFEGGEVFRSGCCYRRGKGKLFYFRPGHETFPIYHQPEVLHVIKNAVHWAAPTQGANISYGRVAPIEPLRENTVLS; this is encoded by the coding sequence ATGAATACGCTTAAAGTAACTGTGTGGAACGAATACCGGCATGAAAAGGTCAATCCGCAAGTGGCGGGCATTTACCCTGAAGGGATTCATAACGCCATTGCCGGCTATCTGAAAACCGCCCCCGGCCTGGAAGTCGCAACGGCGACGCTGGACGAACCGGAGCATGGATTAACAGATGATGTCTTGGACAATACCGACGTGCTCATCTGGTGGGGCCACATGGCGCATGACGAGGTCCGGGATGATATTGCGGATAAAGTAAGGGACCGGGTTCTAAAAGGAATGGGCCTCATCGTTCTTCATTCGGGGCATGGCTCCAAGGTATTCGAACGTTTGCTGGGCACCAAGACCGGCGCGCTTAAATGGCGGGACGACGGTGAGAAAGAACGGCTGTGGGTCATTGAACACGGCCATCCCATCACCGACGGGCTGGGTGAGTATATCGAAATTCCCAAGGAGGAAATGTACGGGGAGCGGTTTGAAATTCCGGCCCCGGACGAATTGGTCTTCATCTCCTGGTTCGAAGGCGGCGAAGTGTTCCGCAGCGGATGCTGCTACCGCAGGGGCAAAGGCAAGCTCTTCTATTTCCGGCCGGGGCATGAGACCTTCCCGATCTACCATCAGCCGGAGGTGCTGCATGTAATTAAGAACGCCGTACACTGGGCGGCTCCGACGCAAGGGGCGAATATATCGTACGGCCGCGTAGCCCCCATTGAACCTTTGCGGGAGAACACCGTTCTCAGCTAA
- a CDS encoding nitroreductase family protein has protein sequence MSLIMVDQDKCAKCGICISECPEQALKLGENGPEEVFPQNCIACGHCVAVCPREAIDNEKTPLADQTSSKKLPKLSPEEAENFLRSRRSIRSYKAAPVPREKLIQLVNIAHYAPSGSNLQGVSYIIIDNKDVISRAVATAVEELERDAQLSQGRDNFFKPYHENGIDTILRGAPALVLAIADENFPRGRENSILSLAYLELYAPTLGLGSCWAGIFEKIALKDHSPLLKLFNIPEGKKITGAVMVGSPKYRYPRLVDRNPLEVSFYESDTETFH, from the coding sequence ATGAGTTTGATAATGGTAGATCAAGACAAATGTGCGAAGTGTGGGATTTGCATAAGCGAGTGTCCGGAACAGGCATTGAAGCTTGGAGAAAATGGTCCAGAAGAAGTTTTTCCACAAAACTGTATTGCCTGCGGCCATTGTGTAGCGGTCTGTCCCAGAGAAGCTATTGATAACGAGAAAACACCGCTTGCTGATCAAACGAGTTCAAAAAAGCTGCCTAAATTAAGCCCCGAGGAAGCGGAAAACTTCCTTCGCTCCAGACGTTCCATCCGGTCCTATAAAGCCGCTCCCGTTCCAAGAGAAAAGCTGATACAGCTTGTTAATATCGCTCACTATGCCCCTTCGGGAAGCAATCTGCAGGGCGTCTCCTACATAATAATTGACAATAAGGATGTCATTAGCCGGGCTGTTGCAACGGCAGTTGAAGAATTGGAAAGGGATGCCCAGCTCAGTCAGGGACGGGATAACTTTTTCAAGCCTTATCATGAGAATGGGATCGACACGATTTTACGGGGAGCCCCCGCTCTTGTTCTGGCCATTGCTGATGAGAATTTCCCAAGAGGCAGAGAAAACTCCATTCTTTCCTTGGCCTATTTGGAGCTGTATGCGCCAACGCTTGGATTAGGTTCATGTTGGGCCGGAATATTTGAGAAGATTGCGCTCAAGGATCATTCCCCGCTGTTGAAATTATTCAATATTCCCGAGGGGAAGAAAATAACAGGCGCCGTTATGGTAGGCAGCCCGAAGTATCGTTATCCAAGATTAGTGGATAGAAACCCGTTGGAAGTCAGTTTTTATGAGTCCGATACGGAGACATTCCACTAA
- the aroE gene encoding shikimate dehydrogenase, with protein MEKNYRSELVGAFGCPIDENPTGVMEEAAFQAKGLDYRYLTIKVNEGDLEDAMKAVRAFNMRGINLTIPHKVEALRYLDELSEAAELIGAVNMVVNTDGKLWGENTDGKGFLTSLSNEGITVEGKTVTVLGAGGAARAISVECALDGAAKVNIANRGAERGTELAALINERTGADAEYLSWDTALKVPADTDILINATSVGLYPNVNDKPDVDYNTIKPEMTVSDVIFNDPHTLFLWEAERRGAKTINGLGMLVNQGALNFTLWTGVEAPIDVMTQTLKNEFGLK; from the coding sequence ATGGAAAAGAATTACCGATCGGAGCTTGTAGGGGCTTTCGGCTGTCCGATTGACGAGAATCCTACCGGAGTCATGGAAGAGGCGGCTTTTCAAGCGAAGGGTCTAGACTACCGGTATTTGACGATTAAAGTAAACGAGGGCGATCTTGAGGATGCAATGAAGGCGGTGCGCGCCTTTAACATGCGCGGAATCAACCTGACCATTCCCCATAAGGTCGAGGCGCTGCGCTATCTGGACGAGCTGTCGGAAGCGGCGGAATTGATTGGCGCCGTCAATATGGTCGTGAACACGGACGGCAAGCTGTGGGGAGAGAATACCGACGGCAAGGGCTTCCTGACTTCACTGAGCAATGAAGGAATCACGGTTGAGGGGAAAACGGTCACGGTGCTCGGGGCGGGCGGCGCGGCGCGGGCCATCAGCGTGGAATGCGCGCTGGACGGCGCGGCCAAGGTAAATATCGCCAATCGCGGCGCCGAGCGAGGAACCGAGCTGGCCGCACTTATTAATGAACGCACCGGTGCGGACGCGGAGTATCTCTCTTGGGATACGGCGCTCAAGGTGCCGGCGGACACCGATATCTTGATCAACGCCACTTCGGTGGGGCTGTATCCGAACGTCAACGACAAGCCCGATGTGGACTACAATACGATCAAGCCTGAAATGACGGTCAGCGACGTGATCTTTAACGATCCCCACACCTTGTTCTTGTGGGAGGCGGAGCGGCGCGGGGCGAAGACGATCAACGGATTGGGCATGCTGGTCAATCAGGGGGCGCTTAATTTCACCTTGTGGACCGGCGTGGAGGCTCCCATTGATGTCATGACGCAGACGCTGAAAAATGAGTTTGGACTAAAATAA
- a CDS encoding FadR/GntR family transcriptional regulator has protein sequence MPPAEKQNIREYVIQHILERIERGELKSGDKLTNERELSERLGVSRVPLREAISALSTLGILEARQGEGTFISEYNPGAIGKIIRTYRLFDRSLIEEIFEARVLLEADAARLAAVNRTDEDLSTIKEAMFRHEETVRRYSEKEADIATVLECDNEVHLGIAAAAHNNFFLQIIDTVRHAGQSRHIFAEKYTVNPHHFEESVAYHGSIVRAIEQRDCEAAYQAMREHILHIRAALDVDKLKEDFDGKRE, from the coding sequence ATGCCGCCGGCGGAGAAACAGAACATCAGAGAATACGTGATTCAGCATATTTTGGAAAGAATTGAGCGCGGCGAGTTGAAATCCGGCGATAAGCTGACCAATGAGCGCGAGTTGTCGGAACGGCTTGGCGTTAGCCGGGTTCCGCTTCGCGAAGCGATTTCGGCGTTGTCGACGCTGGGCATTCTGGAGGCCCGCCAGGGAGAAGGCACGTTCATCAGCGAGTATAACCCCGGCGCGATTGGCAAAATCATCCGGACGTACCGCTTATTTGACCGTTCCCTGATCGAGGAGATTTTTGAAGCGAGGGTTCTTCTGGAGGCCGATGCGGCCAGGCTGGCCGCCGTGAACCGTACCGACGAGGATTTAAGCACAATTAAAGAGGCTATGTTCAGGCATGAAGAAACGGTGCGCCGGTATTCGGAGAAAGAGGCGGATATCGCAACCGTTCTGGAATGCGACAACGAGGTTCATTTGGGAATCGCCGCCGCCGCTCATAACAATTTCTTTCTGCAAATCATCGATACCGTTCGCCATGCAGGGCAGAGCCGTCATATTTTTGCCGAAAAATACACGGTGAACCCGCATCACTTTGAGGAATCGGTTGCTTATCACGGCAGCATTGTCCGTGCCATCGAGCAGCGGGACTGCGAGGCCGCCTACCAGGCGATGAGAGAGCATATTCTGCACATTCGGGCGGCGCTGGACGTGGACAAGCTGAAAGAGGATTTCGACGGCAAAAGGGAATAA
- a CDS encoding LacI family DNA-binding transcriptional regulator: MTRIKDVAEFANVSTATVSRILNNDPSLSVSGETRKRVLEVVNELNYKPGRRKRTKAVQDKDSYNVGLVLTNDEAIDPYFMSIRQGVESACDEYSVKIASVFNIGKSNFSSDSMAQLDGLIVLGDVNSEELQGVYSHNPNIVFVDFLPEEVNVDVVISDFETATRKILDHLFSNGHSQIAYIGGKGLIRSIHNGRTIEKDDIRLKTYERVMKEKGLFEADNVLVGEFGPMSGYTLMKQLIGQKSFPSAVVIASDPMAIGAMKALHEAGLKVPGDISIFSFDDIVASAFLNPTLSTVKVHTEEMGRTAVKLLVDRMKNGRELPLKVILPTELVVRESSGPLS, encoded by the coding sequence ATGACAAGGATTAAGGATGTAGCCGAGTTCGCCAATGTCTCAACGGCCACAGTATCCAGAATATTGAACAATGATCCTTCCCTTTCAGTTTCCGGTGAAACGAGGAAAAGAGTTCTGGAAGTGGTAAATGAATTAAACTACAAGCCCGGAAGAAGAAAGAGGACCAAAGCGGTTCAGGACAAAGACTCCTACAACGTAGGCCTTGTTTTGACAAATGATGAAGCCATAGATCCTTATTTCATGTCCATCAGACAAGGCGTCGAGAGCGCATGCGATGAATATTCGGTGAAAATCGCCTCGGTGTTCAATATCGGCAAAAGTAATTTTTCCTCCGACAGCATGGCCCAGCTTGATGGCCTTATCGTTCTGGGTGATGTGAACAGCGAGGAACTTCAAGGCGTGTACAGCCACAACCCTAACATTGTTTTTGTTGATTTTTTACCCGAGGAAGTGAATGTGGATGTCGTGATTTCCGATTTTGAAACCGCAACCCGTAAGATTTTGGACCACCTGTTTAGTAACGGTCACAGTCAAATTGCGTACATCGGCGGAAAGGGTTTAATCCGGAGCATCCATAACGGAAGAACGATTGAGAAAGATGATATCCGGCTGAAAACCTATGAGAGAGTGATGAAAGAGAAGGGGCTTTTTGAAGCGGATAATGTTCTGGTAGGGGAATTCGGACCAATGAGCGGATATACCCTGATGAAACAGCTGATCGGCCAAAAATCCTTTCCGAGCGCGGTTGTGATTGCCAGCGATCCCATGGCGATTGGCGCCATGAAGGCGCTGCATGAGGCGGGCCTAAAGGTTCCCGGCGATATTTCCATTTTCAGCTTTGACGATATCGTGGCTTCCGCCTTTTTGAATCCGACGCTGTCTACGGTTAAAGTCCACACGGAAGAGATGGGAAGGACCGCAGTCAAGCTTTTGGTTGACCGGATGAAGAACGGCAGGGAGCTGCCGCTCAAAGTCATTTTGCCGACCGAACTCGTTGTGAGAGAAAGCAGCGGCCCCTTATCATAA
- a CDS encoding Gfo/Idh/MocA family protein, whose amino-acid sequence MGKLKIGMIGLGGIADFHSKGILESEDAEIWSICDCNEERLAARSKEWNIPESRTYLNYADLLKDPELDAVTIGTPNYNHFAIALAAIEHRKPFALEKPVTLEAKEAAVLKEALERDPIPHMICFSYRYKTAARYAKWLIEEGKLGTIHHVYSQYLQSWGIKEEVPLVWRFQKELTGSGAMGDLGCHILDLTRFLVGDTERVFADAGTIIHERNLLDGPGTGAVDVDDYCHVLSRMEGGISATMNISRFAYGRGNYQQIEIYGTKGALVYNLDEEDTLLVKLADKEDKQFRQVQIPDSFKLGQMQAFFNLLNGRGDGKNATMADGYINQLAVDAIVESFTEQKWVSIKQEVIANEYA is encoded by the coding sequence ATGGGGAAATTAAAAATCGGTATGATCGGACTGGGCGGAATCGCCGACTTTCACAGCAAAGGGATCTTGGAAAGCGAAGACGCGGAGATTTGGTCCATTTGCGACTGCAATGAAGAACGGCTGGCCGCCCGAAGCAAGGAGTGGAATATCCCGGAGTCCCGCACCTATTTGAACTATGCTGATCTGCTTAAAGATCCGGAGCTGGACGCCGTAACGATCGGCACGCCGAACTACAATCATTTTGCCATTGCTTTGGCCGCAATTGAGCACCGCAAGCCCTTCGCCCTTGAAAAGCCGGTTACTCTGGAGGCCAAAGAAGCGGCGGTCCTCAAGGAAGCACTGGAGCGCGATCCCATCCCTCATATGATCTGCTTCTCTTATCGCTACAAAACAGCCGCGCGGTACGCCAAATGGCTGATCGAAGAAGGCAAGCTGGGAACCATTCATCATGTATACAGCCAATATCTTCAGAGCTGGGGCATTAAAGAGGAGGTCCCGCTGGTGTGGAGATTTCAAAAGGAGCTTACGGGCTCCGGAGCCATGGGTGATCTCGGCTGCCACATTCTCGATCTGACCCGCTTTCTGGTCGGTGATACAGAGCGCGTCTTCGCCGATGCCGGAACGATCATCCATGAGCGGAATCTTCTGGACGGACCGGGCACAGGAGCGGTTGACGTCGATGACTATTGCCATGTCCTTTCCAGAATGGAAGGCGGAATCTCCGCCACCATGAACATCTCGAGATTTGCTTACGGCCGCGGAAATTACCAGCAAATTGAGATTTACGGAACCAAAGGCGCTCTTGTGTATAATCTGGATGAAGAAGATACGCTGCTGGTGAAATTGGCCGACAAGGAAGATAAGCAGTTCCGCCAGGTGCAGATTCCCGATTCGTTCAAGCTGGGACAAATGCAAGCCTTTTTTAATCTATTAAATGGCCGCGGAGACGGCAAGAACGCCACAATGGCGGACGGATATATTAATCAACTGGCCGTTGACGCTATCGTTGAATCTTTTACCGAACAAAAATGGGTATCCATCAAACAGGAGGTTATCGCAAATGAATACGCTTAA